One stretch of Streptomyces sp. A2-16 DNA includes these proteins:
- a CDS encoding aromatic acid/H+ symport family MFS transporter: MSSSPSPLSARGGRLALLVVGLCWLAVLFDGLDMFIYGSVLPHLLETRTFGLTPDQAGDLGSYATFGMLVGALAAGTVADRIGRKKLMVSCVTLFSLASGLCALADGVAVFGLGRTLAGVGLGGLLPTAISMVSDYAPRGRGAIVIGLLMTAHHAGGILSAYVAKWLVDPVGWRAAFWVCVLPLLFAPVLAKFLPESLSFLVAKGRTEEARALAGRYDVEVPAARTGGAGDRWGNLANLFRGNEWIQTLLYWAASFGGLLLVYGVATWLPTLMRAEGYELGSALSFVVVFNLGGIVGMLVAGRAADRFGAPRIAAIWFALTAAGVFLLSVHLSTAVTMIVVFLTGVFLNSAQTMIYATVSIRSRADNRATAVGWTSGMGRFGAVFGPWLGGRLLASGNGDRGFTAFAVAGLSSMVFIGVAALRGSRQAPTGSERELVAAH; the protein is encoded by the coding sequence ATGTCCTCCTCCCCCTCCCCGCTCTCCGCCCGCGGCGGCAGGCTGGCCCTCCTGGTCGTCGGTCTGTGCTGGCTGGCCGTGCTCTTCGACGGCCTCGACATGTTCATCTACGGCTCGGTGCTGCCCCACCTGCTGGAGACCAGGACCTTCGGCCTCACCCCGGACCAGGCCGGCGACCTCGGCAGCTACGCCACCTTCGGCATGCTGGTCGGCGCCCTGGCCGCCGGGACGGTCGCCGACCGGATCGGGCGCAAGAAGCTGATGGTCTCCTGCGTGACCCTCTTCTCGCTGGCCTCAGGCCTGTGCGCACTGGCCGACGGCGTCGCCGTCTTCGGCCTCGGCCGGACCCTGGCCGGCGTCGGCCTGGGCGGCCTGCTGCCGACCGCGATCAGCATGGTCTCCGACTACGCCCCGCGCGGCCGCGGCGCCATCGTCATCGGCCTGCTGATGACCGCCCACCACGCGGGCGGCATCCTCTCCGCCTACGTCGCCAAGTGGCTCGTCGACCCGGTCGGCTGGCGTGCCGCGTTCTGGGTCTGCGTCCTGCCGCTGCTCTTCGCCCCGGTGCTGGCGAAGTTCCTGCCCGAGTCGCTGAGCTTCCTGGTCGCCAAGGGCCGCACCGAGGAGGCCAGGGCGCTCGCCGGGCGGTACGACGTCGAGGTGCCGGCCGCGAGGACCGGTGGCGCCGGTGACCGGTGGGGCAACCTCGCGAACCTGTTCCGCGGCAACGAGTGGATCCAGACCCTGCTGTACTGGGCGGCCTCCTTCGGCGGACTGCTCCTCGTCTACGGCGTCGCCACCTGGCTGCCCACCCTGATGCGGGCCGAGGGGTACGAGCTGGGCTCCGCCCTGTCCTTCGTGGTCGTGTTCAACCTCGGCGGCATCGTGGGCATGCTGGTCGCGGGCCGCGCCGCCGACCGCTTCGGCGCCCCGCGCATCGCGGCGATCTGGTTCGCGCTGACCGCGGCGGGCGTCTTCCTGCTCAGCGTCCACCTGTCGACGGCCGTCACGATGATCGTCGTCTTCCTGACCGGCGTCTTCCTCAACAGCGCCCAGACGATGATCTACGCGACGGTCTCGATCCGCTCCCGCGCGGACAACCGGGCCACCGCGGTCGGCTGGACCTCCGGCATGGGCCGCTTCGGTGCCGTCTTCGGCCCCTGGCTCGGCGGCCGGCTGCTCGCCTCGGGCAACGGCGACCGGGGCTTCACCGCCTTCGCCGTCGCCGGCCTGTCGTCCATGGTCTTCATCGGCGTCGCCGCCCTGCGCGGCTCACGGCAGGCGCCCACCGGCAGCGAGCGGGAACTGGTCGCCGCCCACTGA
- a CDS encoding VOC family protein, whose product MTPPLGDIAHIGHAQLFTPDLDASVGFFTDYLGLTVNGQDGGTVHLRTYDDYEHHSLVLTAREQPGLGRLALRTSSEEALHRRVKAVEESGGTGRWVEDEPGLGKLWVTTDPDGHEHALYWESEHYRAPEELRPALKNQPQAKPNRGVGVRRLDHINFLAADVLANAEFQQNVLGARPTEQIRLDSGKIAARWLTYTNKSYDVVYTSDWTGSAGRLHHIAFATDTREDVLRAADLAIDTGVFIETGPHKHAIQQTFFLYVYEPGGNRIELCNPLTRLVLAPDWPLVTWTEEERGKGQAWGLKTIESFHTHGTPPVG is encoded by the coding sequence ATGACTCCGCCGCTCGGCGACATCGCCCACATCGGCCACGCCCAGCTGTTCACACCGGACCTGGACGCCAGCGTCGGCTTCTTCACCGACTACCTGGGCCTGACGGTCAACGGGCAGGACGGCGGCACGGTCCACCTGCGGACCTACGACGACTACGAGCACCACAGCCTGGTCCTCACCGCCCGCGAGCAGCCCGGCCTCGGCCGGCTCGCCCTGCGCACCTCCAGCGAGGAGGCCCTCCATCGCCGTGTCAAGGCGGTCGAGGAGTCGGGCGGAACCGGCAGGTGGGTCGAGGACGAACCCGGCCTGGGCAAGCTGTGGGTCACCACCGACCCGGACGGCCACGAGCACGCCCTCTACTGGGAGAGCGAGCACTACCGGGCCCCCGAGGAACTGCGGCCGGCGCTGAAGAACCAGCCGCAGGCCAAGCCCAACAGGGGAGTGGGCGTACGGCGGTTGGACCACATCAACTTCCTCGCCGCCGACGTGCTCGCCAACGCCGAGTTCCAGCAGAACGTCCTCGGCGCCCGGCCCACCGAGCAGATCCGCCTGGACAGCGGGAAGATCGCGGCGCGCTGGCTGACGTACACGAACAAGTCGTACGACGTCGTCTACACCTCGGACTGGACCGGCAGCGCGGGCCGGCTGCACCACATCGCCTTCGCCACCGACACCCGCGAGGACGTGCTGCGCGCGGCCGATCTCGCCATCGACACCGGGGTGTTCATCGAGACGGGCCCGCACAAGCACGCCATCCAGCAGACGTTCTTCCTCTACGTCTACGAGCCAGGCGGCAACCGCATCGAGCTGTGCAACCCGCTCACCCGGCTGGTCCTCGCCCCCGACTGGCCGCTGGTCACCTGGACCGAGGAGGAGCGCGGGAAGGGGCAGGCCTGGGGGCTGAAGACCATCGAGTCGTTCCACACGCACGGGACGCCGCCGGTCGGCTGA